A stretch of Arachis hypogaea cultivar Tifrunner chromosome 15, arahy.Tifrunner.gnm2.J5K5, whole genome shotgun sequence DNA encodes these proteins:
- the LOC140179389 gene encoding uncharacterized protein, translating into MTVIDEANPFLLHSSDQLNLAFVTQVLISDNYPSWKRLMEMVLNGKNKLRFIDGTILPPEEAHADEEYILVFLMGLNNVYRQDHLNSKMIGKGELKHGLYVYTYTPVSVIKGVNVNEPACNNVDCDNTLAISDSSSNENSLCDTCPLSKQKRLPFVSNNNQESECFSLIHNDTWGPYHVATHLGERYFLTLVDDHSRYTWIYLLKAKSNVATIIKEFFSIVLTQFGCVIKKIRSDNAPELSLTDFLKSRVSLNTPQPIAPATPVLIVTQPLTGTPQPLRRSQRLHRVSTYLADYRCNNVVNPLTMAMVEELQAMENNRTWEVVPLPIEKYCISCRWVYKVKRKQDGIIDRCKARLLDINTAFLNGDLDEEVYIQLPQGYPNKGEQREKLVCKLKRSIYGLIQALKQWFTKFSTALLGAGFTQSKSDYSLFHRGTGDSLVMVLVYVDDVIVASKLDVVVAQTQQTLQGLFKLKKAKKQDTVLRSTAEAEYRALANVIAEVVWIMRLLQDFEIQFDPSFIFCDSKAAIHIAENPTFHERTKHIEMDCHFA; encoded by the exons ATGACCGTGATCGATGAAGCTAATCCTTTTCTGCTCCATTCCTCCGATCAACTGAACCTTGCCTTTGTCACGCAAGTGCTCATCAGTGACAATTATCCTTCATGGAAGAGATTGATGGAAATGGTGCTTAATGGCAAAAACAAGCTTAGATTCATTGATGGCACAATTCTGCCACCTGAGGAAG CTCATGCTGATGAGGAATATATTCTCGTATTCTTGATGGGATTGAATAATGTGTATCGTCAA GACCACCTGAACTCCAAGAtgattggaaaaggtgaattgaAACACGGATTGTATGTTTACACATACACACCAGTTTCTGTGATTAAGGGTGTCAATGTTAATGAACCAGCATGTAATAATGTCGATTGTGACAATACATTAGCCATTTCTGATTCTT CTTCTAATGAAAATTCATTGTGTGACACATGCCCTTTGTCCAAGCAAAAACGGTTGCCATTTGTTTCCAACAATAACCAGGAGTCCGAATGCTTTTCATTGATACACAACGACACTTGGGGTCCTTACCACGTTGCTACGCATTTGGGGGAGCGGTATTTTCTCACTTTGGTAGATGATCATAGCCGATATACCTGGATTTATTTGTTGAAAGCCAAATCTAATGTTGCAACCATCATCAAAGAGTTTTTTTCAATAGTTCTCACTCAGTTTGGCTGTGTGATTAAGAAGATTCGGTCTGACAATGCACCTGAGTTGTCTCTTACTGATTTTCTAAAATCAAGAG TTTCTCTTAATACACCTCAACCCATTGCTCCTGCTACACCCGTTCTTATTGTGACACAGCCACTAACTGGGACCCCACAGCCGTTGAGAAGAAGTCAGAGACTCCATAGGGTGTCTACTTATCTTGCAGACTACCGTTGCAACAATGTGGTGAATCCTTTGACAATG GCTATGGTTGAGGAATTACAAGCTATGGAGAATAATCGTACATGGGAGGTGGTTCCGCTTCCGATCGAAAAATATTGCATTAGTTGCCGATGGGTGTATAAGGTGAAGCGCAAGCAAGATGGGATAATTGACAGATGCAAAGCTCGTTTG CTGGACATTAATACTGCCTTCTTGAATGGTGATCTTGATGAAGAGGTGTATATACAATTACCTCAGGGATATCCCAACAAAGGGGAGCAGAGGGAGAAGCTTGTATGCAAACTAAAAAGGTCAATATATGGCTTGATACAAGCTTTGAAGCAATGGTTTACTAAGTTCTCCACTGCTTTGCTTGGTGCTGGTTTCACTCAGTCAAAATCAGATTATTCTCTATTTCATAGAGGAACAGGCGATTCACTTGTCATGGTGCTTGTATATGTCGACGACGTCATTGTTGCTAGTAAACTTGATGTTGTAGTTGCTCAAACTCAGCAAACTTTGCAAGGTCTTTTCAAACTCAAG AAGGCGAAGAAACAAGACACTGTTTTGAGGTCCACAGCTGAAGCAGAGTATCGAGCACTCGCCAATGTCATTGCTGAAGTTGTGTGGATTATGAGGCTGCTTCAAGATTTTGAGATACAATTTGATCCGTCTTTCATCTTCTGTGACAGCAAAGCTGCAATCCACATTGCTGAGAATCCCACCTTCCATGAGCGTACCAAACATATTGAAATGGATTGCCACTTTGCTTGA
- the LOC112751127 gene encoding LOB domain-containing protein 41, producing MRLSCNGCRVLRKGCNLECPIKPCLHWIKSPESQSNATLFLAKFYGRAGLLNLLTAGDPKIRPAIFKSLLYEACGRIVNPVFGSTGLLSTGSWHLCEAAVEAVLSGAPIRQQDASDGGDQLLNPSDIRHVVKRGKSCSSDNVLKPRKSQFKRRAEKSKPEPEVKLDQGVAELVVEACVVNELDDSASPDSGSGLSEHVSVVVGGGAEADSGSIESVNPARADDGELELELTLGCQWL from the exons ATGCGATTAAGCTGCAACGGTTGTCGTGTCCTTCGCAAGGGTTGCAACCTTGAATGCCCCATTAAACCCTGCCTCCATTGGATCAAATCGCCGGAATCACAGTCCAACGCCACCCTCTTCCTCGCCAAGTTCTACGGCCGCGCTGGCCTCCTCAACCTCCTCACCGCCGGCGATCCCAAGATCCGCCcag CTATTTTTAAATCTTTGCTATACGAAGCTTGCGGCCGGATAGTGAACCCGGTTTTCGGTTCGACCGGGTTGCTATCGACTGGGAGCTGGCACTTGTGCGAAGCAGCTGTTGAAGCCGTTCTTAGCGGCGCGCCGATTAGACAACAGGATGCTTCAGATGGCGGTGACCAGCTGCTAAACCCGTCTGATATTCGCCACGTGGTGAAGAGGGGGAAATCTTGCAGCTCCGATAATGTCCTTAAGCCCCGGAAGAGCCAGTTCAAGAGGCGCGCTGAGAAGTCGAAGCCGGAGCCGGAGGTTAAGCTGGATCAGGGTGTAGCCGAGTTGGTGGTGGAGGCTTGCGTAGTGAATGAGTTAGATGACTCGGCGAGCCCTGACTCAGGGTCTGGGCTGAGTGAGCACGTAAGTGTTGTTGTTGGCGGCGGTGCAGAAGCTGATAGCGGCTCAATTGAGAGTGTCAATCCGGCTCGAGCCGATGATGGGGAGCTTGAGCTGGAGCTGACTTTGGGGTGTCAGTGGCTTTGA
- the LOC112749183 gene encoding LOB domain-containing protein 41-like produces MADDQYEDGRMASESEAIFKSLLYKACGRIVNPVFGSTGLLSTESWHLCEAAVEAVLSGTPIRQQDASDGGDQLLNPSDIRHVVKRGKSCSSDHVLKPRKSQFKRRAEKSKPEPEVKLDQGVAELVVEACVVNELDDSASPDSGSGLSEHVSVVVGGGAEADSGSIESVNLARADDGELELELTLGCQWL; encoded by the exons ATGGCGGACGACCAATATGAAGACGGCCGTATGGCATCTGAATCTGAAG ctaTTTTTAAATCTTTGCTATACAAAGCTTGCGGCCGGATAGTGAACCCGGTTTTCGGTTCGACCGGGTTGCTATCGACTGAAAGCTGGCACTTGTGCGAAGCAGCTGTTGAAGCCGTTCTTAGCGGCACGCCGATTAGGCAACAGGATGCTTCAGATGGCGGTGACCAGCTGCTAAACCCGTCTGATATTCGCCACGTGGTGAAGAGGGGGAAATCTTGCAGCTCCGATCATGTCCTTAAGCCCCGGAAGAGCCAGTTCAAGAGGCGCGCTGAGAAGTCGAAGCCGGAGCCGGAGGTTAAGCTGGATCAGGGTGTAGCTGAGTTGGTGGTGGAGGCTTGCGTAGTGAATGAGTTAGATGACTCGGCGAGCCCTGACTCAGGGTCTGGTCTGAGTGAGCACGTAAGTGTTGTTGTTGGTGGCGGCGCAGAAGCTGATAGCGGCTCAATTGAGAGTGTCAATCTGGCTCGAGCCGATGACGGGGAGCTTGAGCTGGAGCTGACTTTGGGGTGTCAGTGGCTTTGA